One window of Oryza brachyantha chromosome 12, ObraRS2, whole genome shotgun sequence genomic DNA carries:
- the LOC102717298 gene encoding mRNA turnover protein 4 homolog, with protein sequence MPKSKRNRPVTLSKTKKKPGLERKGKVVADIKQAVDNYSTAYVFTYDNMRNQKLKDLREQLKSSSRIFLAGKKVMQIALGRSPADEAKTGLHKLSKFLQGDSGLLFTNLPRDDVERLFREFKEHDFARTGSAATETVELKEGPLEQFTHEMEPFLRKQGLPVRLNKGTVELVADHVVCEEGKPISPEAAQILRLLGMQMATFRLYLVCRWSSDDFEVYKEGLAQLRTDEADDSS encoded by the exons ATGCCGAAATCCAAGCGCAACCGTCCTG TAACCCTGTCCAAGACCAAGAAGAAGCCGGGATTAGAGCGCAAGGGCAAAGTGGTCGCCGATATCAAACAAGCTGTTGACAATTACTCTACTGCCTATGTCTTCACCTATGATAACATGAGGAATCAGAAGCTCAAGGACCTCAGAGAGCAGCTCAAGTCATCTAGCAG GATATTCCTTGCTGGAAAGAAGGTCATGCAGATAGCGCTGGGGCGTTCACCTGCTGATGAAGCTAAAACAGGCCTCCATAAGCTTTCCAAG TTCCTCCAAGGTGATTCTGGACTGCTCTTTACTAATCTTCCAAGAGATGATGTAGAGAG ATTATTTCGAGAATTCAAAGAGCATGATTTCGCAAGGACAGGAAGTGCTGCGACAGAAACG GTGGAGCTTAAGGAAGGTCCCTTGGAACAGTTCACACATGAAATGGAACCCTTTCTACGCAAGCAAGGACTGCCAGTTCGTCTGAACAAAG GTACAGTAGAATTAGTTGCAGATCATGTAGTATGTGAAGAAGGGAAGCCCATTTCGCCCGAGGCAGCACAAATTCTG AGGTTGCTTGGGATGCAGATGGCAACATTCCGACTGTACCTTGTCTGCCGTTGGTCCTCCGATGACTTTGAAGTTTACAAGGAGGGGTTGGCGCAACTGCGAACTGATGAAGCCGATGATTCTTCTTAA